The DNA segment GCGATCCTGGGTGCAACAATCCTGGAGATGCGTGATCTTTCGGGATTGACGGCGGTGGTATCGCCTGCGGCGATGGCGGTCGGCTTTCTGGCCTCCCTAGTAGTCGGGTATCTGTCCCTTGCATTGCTGGTGCGACTTATCCGCGGCGGCAAACTGTGGGTGTTCAGCCTGTACCTGGTGCCCCTGGGGATATGGGGCCTGTTCGCACTGTAATCCCTGAGGAGAGCCGCCGCCGTGTCATGGCGGGTGGCGTCTGGTGGTGCGGGACTGCTGGCTATGCCAGGCAGTGGGCGTGGTGCTATGGTCTGGTGCTTTCGTCCAGGAAGAGCTCGGTGCGTTCCAGCACCTGTTGTGATGGTGCGGTTATCCGCAAGGTTTCCGGCAGGGAGCTCAGAAAATGGCTGCCGTAGCGTTTGGTCAGCAGCCGGGCATCGGTTACGATTACGGCCCCATGGTCGGTAGTGGTGCGCATCAGCCGCCCGAATCCCTGTTTGAAGCGCATAATGGCTTCCGGTACCGAAAGATGCATAAAGGCGCTGCCCCCGGCTGCGGTGATTGCATCGCAGCGGGCCTGGTGAATCGGATCATCCGGCACCGGGAACGGCAGCCTGGTCATGATTACCAGTCGCAGGCTATCGCCGGGAGAATCTACCCCCTCCCAGAAGCTTTGTGTGGCAAACAGGACACTGCTGGTGTCCCGGTTAAAGCGCTCCAGCAGTCGCGAGCGGTGATCCTCTCCCTGACGCAGTACCGCGATCCCGGCAGCCTCGAGCTGCGGTTTAACCCGGGAGTGAATCTCTGCCAGCAGCCGATAGCTGGTAAACAGTACCAGCCCTGATCCCTTAGACGCCAGCAGCGCCCGGGGAACAAAATCCCGCAGGAACTGCTGGTAGTCCTCCTGTCTGTTCGGTTCGGGTGCGTCGGTGGGTATTCCCAGCAGTACACGCTCATGATATGCAAACGGCGATGGCAGACTGTGGTGGCCGACACGGTCGTCGGTGATATCCCCCAGGCCGATGCGCGAGTCGATGTAGCTGAACGAGTTTCTGATGGTCAGGGTTGCGCTGGTACAGATTACGGTTGACAGAGGCTCAAAAACCGCTTCCTGCATCATGGAGGCAATGTTCAGTGGGGTTATGCTGTACTGGATATACACCTCCTGCCGTGAGGTGCTGCGCCGCTCCAGCCAGAACACCAGTTCGGGCCGGTGCTCGTCGGCGGCTATAGTGCTGCAGATTTCGGCTATCCCTTCCAGGCGTCGTACCAGCAGACGAACATCCAGCACACCAGGCTCCTCGGCATATTCCTCCGGGAGGTCACGGATGGCCTGCGCCAGCACGTCGGTAAGGCGAGCAATGGCCCGGCGCAGCAGCAGCAGCGGCTGATACAGGCCTTCGCGGATCTCGGCGGGAACCCCATGCTCAGGATCCGGAATAATGCGCAGGGTGAAGCGCTCACCGAGTATGTAGCGGACCGATGCGTCCAGGTTGTCAGCGGCCTGCTGCACTGCCTGTATAAGTGCCGGGACCACTGCGGGATTCAGGGTTCCATAGGCTTCGAGCTCCAGCAGGGAGCCAAACTGCTTGCCGCGCTGCGAACGGTACAGCATCCGCAGGTATTTCTGCAGGTTATACCGGTTGAAGCTCTCGGAAAAATACGAGGTGGCGCTCTTTTCGATATTATGCGCCTCATCAAGGATCAGGCGTTTGAATGGCGGCAGAATAACGGTGGTTTCAAAACCGAATCCCTTGGTGCGCATTGCCAGATCTGCAAACAGAAGGTGATGATTGGCGACCAGTATCTGGGCCGACGCAGCCTCGCGTCGAGCTTTCACAATGAAGCATGGCTCGCCACTGCGGCAGCGCCGACCCGAGCAGGCATCAGGATCGGCGCATACCGCCGCCCACAGCCCGGGATCCGGGAGGAAGGGCAACTCGGTCTTGTCGCCGGTTTTGGTGCGGACCGCCCAGTCGGCTACCGCCTGCAGATCCTCAGGGGGGGATTCGAACAGGGTTTTCTTTTCGGTGATCTGTTCGTCCAGGCGGTGGCTGCACAGGTAATTGGAACGTCCTTTCACCAGCACTGTCTTGAGTTTGGTTCCCAGCAGCCGCTGTACGGTGGGGATGTCCTTTTCTATCAGCTGCTGCTGCAGATTGATGGTAGCAGTGGAGATGACCACCCGCTCGTCATTCCGGGCCGCCCAGGCAATCGCTGGAATCAGATAGGCAAAGGACTTGCCAACACCGGTGCCAGCCTCGATAACCTTGATCTGATCCTCGTTAAAGCCGTCCGCAGTGGCGCGCAGCATCGCAATCTGACTTTCGCGGGGCTCAAACCCCGGCTTGATGCTG comes from the Spirochaeta africana DSM 8902 genome and includes:
- a CDS encoding helicase C-terminal domain-containing protein, with the translated sequence MQFADRAPEHIRTAMSTAIQEADGSEVLFIGSVDAQKQLCEVRVAARGNASQVPAPPAHTGAGDVVIHNHPSGTLIPSPADLRVAAELGEMGIGFYIINNAADMVYVVVEPLPPAAIERLDIDDLTALIDHDGRLGSIKPGFEPRESQIAMLRATADGFNEDQIKVIEAGTGVGKSFAYLIPAIAWAARNDERVVISTATINLQQQLIEKDIPTVQRLLGTKLKTVLVKGRSNYLCSHRLDEQITEKKTLFESPPEDLQAVADWAVRTKTGDKTELPFLPDPGLWAAVCADPDACSGRRCRSGEPCFIVKARREAASAQILVANHHLLFADLAMRTKGFGFETTVILPPFKRLILDEAHNIEKSATSYFSESFNRYNLQKYLRMLYRSQRGKQFGSLLELEAYGTLNPAVVPALIQAVQQAADNLDASVRYILGERFTLRIIPDPEHGVPAEIREGLYQPLLLLRRAIARLTDVLAQAIRDLPEEYAEEPGVLDVRLLVRRLEGIAEICSTIAADEHRPELVFWLERRSTSRQEVYIQYSITPLNIASMMQEAVFEPLSTVICTSATLTIRNSFSYIDSRIGLGDITDDRVGHHSLPSPFAYHERVLLGIPTDAPEPNRQEDYQQFLRDFVPRALLASKGSGLVLFTSYRLLAEIHSRVKPQLEAAGIAVLRQGEDHRSRLLERFNRDTSSVLFATQSFWEGVDSPGDSLRLVIMTRLPFPVPDDPIHQARCDAITAAGGSAFMHLSVPEAIMRFKQGFGRLMRTTTDHGAVIVTDARLLTKRYGSHFLSSLPETLRITAPSQQVLERTELFLDESTRP